In Arachis hypogaea cultivar Tifrunner chromosome 17, arahy.Tifrunner.gnm2.J5K5, whole genome shotgun sequence, a single window of DNA contains:
- the LOC112764357 gene encoding chitin elicitor receptor kinase 1 isoform X1, whose amino-acid sequence MINSPTVYQFSPCLTGIFTLMKTVTIRLFTQGLPRRVVAGISVGVVAVIMLSAFCVYMKCLKVWKKKLRAEYSGWKTARAREDKAPNSFANISAEKSAEFSYEELAHATNNFNLANKIGQGGFGEIYYAELNGKKVAIKKMDMKASKEFLAELKVLTHVQHLNLVHLIGYCVKDFLFLVYEYIDNGNLSEHLRNSDREPLQWSTRIQIALDSARGLEYIHEHTKPVYIHRDIKSANILLDKSFHGKVADFGLAKLIDTGSSSAPTANMAGTFGYMPPEYVYGRVSPKLDVFAFGVVLYELISAKEAVINGGAEIKGLVALFHEVFDQPEPKEGLKELVDPRLGDNYSIGSVFKMAQLANACTEADPKRRPKMRSVVVALMTLSSSTENWDIASFYENPALVNLVSGR is encoded by the exons ATGATAAACAGTCCAACAGTCTATCAATTTTCGCCTTGCTTGACAGGCATCTTTACATTG ATGAAAACGGTAACTATCCGCCTCTTCACCCAAG GTCTACCACGTAGGGTTGTTGCTGGAATATCTGTTGGAGTTGTAGCAGTAATTATGTTATCAGCATTTTGTGTTTATATGAAGTGTTTGAAGGTATGGAAGAAAAAACTGCGAGCAGAATATTCCGGTTGGAAAACTGCTCGAGCTAGGGAAG ATAAAGCCCCTAATAGCTTCGCAAACATAAGTGCAGAAAAATCAGCAGAGTTTTCATATGAAGAACTGGCCCATGCCACAAATAACTTCAATTTGGCTAACAAAATTGGTCAAGGTGGTTTTGGAGAAATCTATTATGCAGAGCTGAATGGCAAG AAAGTTGCAATAAAGAAGATGGACATGAAAGCATCAAAAGAATTTCTCGCAGAACTGAAAGTTTTGACACATGTTCAGCACTTAAACCTG GTCCATTTGATTGGATATTGTGTTAAGGACTTCCTTTTCCTTGTTTATGAATACATTGACAATGGAAACTTAAGCGAACATCTACGAAATTCAG ATAGAGAACCTTTGCAGTGGTCTACCCGGATTCAAATAGCTCTAGATTCAGCCAGGGGACTTGAATATATTCATGAACATACAAAGCCTGTATATATCCATCGCGATATAAAGTCGGCAAACATATTATTAGACAAATCCTTCCATGGAAAG GTTGCAGATTTCGGACTAGCAAAGCTGATTGATACTGGAAGTTCCTCAGCTCCCACTGCTAATATGGCAGGCACATTTGGTTACATGCCACCAGA GTATGTATATGGCAGAGTTTCTCCTAAATTAGATGTCTTTGCTTTTGGGGTTGTCCTTTATGAGCTTATTTCTGCTAAAGAAGCTGTGATCAATGGTGGTGCTGAAATAAAGGGTCTTGTAGCTTTG TTTCATGAAGTTTTTGATCAGCCAGAACCTAAAGAAGGTCTTAAAGAACTGGTGGATCCTAGGCTTGGAGATAATTACTCAATTGGTTCAGTTTTCAAG ATGGCACAACTTGCCAATGCATGTACAGAGGCAGATCCGAAGCGGCGTCCGAAGATGAGATCGGTGGTGGTTGCTCTTATGACACTTAGTTCAAGCACTGAGAATTGGGACATTGCTTCCTTCTATGAAAATCCAGCTCTTGTGAATCTAGTATCTGGTAGATAG
- the LOC112764357 gene encoding chitin elicitor receptor kinase 1 isoform X4: MLSAFCVYMKCLKVWKKKLRAEYSGWKTARAREDKAPNSFANISAEKSAEFSYEELAHATNNFNLANKIGQGGFGEIYYAELNGKKVAIKKMDMKASKEFLAELKVLTHVQHLNLVHLIGYCVKDFLFLVYEYIDNGNLSEHLRNSDREPLQWSTRIQIALDSARGLEYIHEHTKPVYIHRDIKSANILLDKSFHGKVADFGLAKLIDTGSSSAPTANMAGTFGYMPPEYVYGRVSPKLDVFAFGVVLYELISAKEAVINGGAEIKGLVALFHEVFDQPEPKEGLKELVDPRLGDNYSIGSVFKMAQLANACTEADPKRRPKMRSVVVALMTLSSSTENWDIASFYENPALVNLVSGR; this comes from the exons ATGTTATCAGCATTTTGTGTTTATATGAAGTGTTTGAAGGTATGGAAGAAAAAACTGCGAGCAGAATATTCCGGTTGGAAAACTGCTCGAGCTAGGGAAG ATAAAGCCCCTAATAGCTTCGCAAACATAAGTGCAGAAAAATCAGCAGAGTTTTCATATGAAGAACTGGCCCATGCCACAAATAACTTCAATTTGGCTAACAAAATTGGTCAAGGTGGTTTTGGAGAAATCTATTATGCAGAGCTGAATGGCAAG AAAGTTGCAATAAAGAAGATGGACATGAAAGCATCAAAAGAATTTCTCGCAGAACTGAAAGTTTTGACACATGTTCAGCACTTAAACCTG GTCCATTTGATTGGATATTGTGTTAAGGACTTCCTTTTCCTTGTTTATGAATACATTGACAATGGAAACTTAAGCGAACATCTACGAAATTCAG ATAGAGAACCTTTGCAGTGGTCTACCCGGATTCAAATAGCTCTAGATTCAGCCAGGGGACTTGAATATATTCATGAACATACAAAGCCTGTATATATCCATCGCGATATAAAGTCGGCAAACATATTATTAGACAAATCCTTCCATGGAAAG GTTGCAGATTTCGGACTAGCAAAGCTGATTGATACTGGAAGTTCCTCAGCTCCCACTGCTAATATGGCAGGCACATTTGGTTACATGCCACCAGA GTATGTATATGGCAGAGTTTCTCCTAAATTAGATGTCTTTGCTTTTGGGGTTGTCCTTTATGAGCTTATTTCTGCTAAAGAAGCTGTGATCAATGGTGGTGCTGAAATAAAGGGTCTTGTAGCTTTG TTTCATGAAGTTTTTGATCAGCCAGAACCTAAAGAAGGTCTTAAAGAACTGGTGGATCCTAGGCTTGGAGATAATTACTCAATTGGTTCAGTTTTCAAG ATGGCACAACTTGCCAATGCATGTACAGAGGCAGATCCGAAGCGGCGTCCGAAGATGAGATCGGTGGTGGTTGCTCTTATGACACTTAGTTCAAGCACTGAGAATTGGGACATTGCTTCCTTCTATGAAAATCCAGCTCTTGTGAATCTAGTATCTGGTAGATAG
- the LOC112767012 gene encoding lysM domain receptor-like kinase 3, producing the protein MKLKKSFLLFFLLLECSCFINLESECLKGCDLAIASYFVYPRVKLGSIASFMHSNVVANSNVIISYNKDKMPNNLPVSFSRINIPFPCDCINGEFLGHVFEYSAIEGDTYDLIAKMRYSDLTTVEILQRFNNYDPNHVPVNAKVNVTVNCSCGNSHVSKDYGLFVTFPLRVGNTLLQIANQTKLDPKLLQSYNPGVNFSQTRGIVFIPARDQNGVYVPLYPSTRLVPCIELLASCLVSILFNSHFPFSSCRTGLAL; encoded by the exons ATGAAGCTAAAGAAaagttttcttttgttctttttgttATTGGAGTGTTCTTGTTTCATCAATTTAGAATCAGAGTGTTTAAAGGGTTGTGATTTAGCTATAGCTTCATACTTTGTATACCCTAGAGTTAAGCTTGGTAGCATTGCATCCTTTATGCATTCAAATGTTGTGGCAAATTCTAATGTTATCATTAGCTACAATAAGGACAAAATGCCCAATAATCTACCAGTATCTTTCTCCAGAATCAATATTCCATTCCCTTGTGATTGCATCAATGGTGAGTTCTTGGGGCATGTGTTTGAGTACTCAGCTATTGAAGGTGACACCTATGATCTCATTGCAAAAATGAGATATTCTGATCTTACCACAGTTGAAATTTTGCAAAGGTTCAACAACTATGATCCTAATCATGTACCTGTTAATGCTAAGGTTAATGTCACGGTCAATTGTTCTTGTGGGAACAGCCATGTTTCAAAGGATTATGGTTTGTTTGTTACATTCCCTCTTAGGGTAGGTAATACTTTGCTGCAAATTGCAAATCAGACTAAACTTGATCCTAAGTTGCTGCAGAGTTATAATCCAG GTGTCAACTTCAGCCAAACTAGAGGGATAGTTTTCATTCCAGCAAGAg ATCAAAATGGAGTCTATGTTCCCCTGTATCCAAGTACTAGGTTGGTACCTTGCATTGAATTGCTTGCTTCATGTTTGGTTTCTATCCTTTTTAACtctcattttcctttttcttcttgcagAACAGGTCTAGCTCTCTGA
- the LOC112764357 gene encoding chitin elicitor receptor kinase 1 isoform X3, with product MPCLGLPRRVVAGISVGVVAVIMLSAFCVYMKCLKVWKKKLRAEYSGWKTARAREDKAPNSFANISAEKSAEFSYEELAHATNNFNLANKIGQGGFGEIYYAELNGKKVAIKKMDMKASKEFLAELKVLTHVQHLNLVHLIGYCVKDFLFLVYEYIDNGNLSEHLRNSDREPLQWSTRIQIALDSARGLEYIHEHTKPVYIHRDIKSANILLDKSFHGKVADFGLAKLIDTGSSSAPTANMAGTFGYMPPEYVYGRVSPKLDVFAFGVVLYELISAKEAVINGGAEIKGLVALFHEVFDQPEPKEGLKELVDPRLGDNYSIGSVFKMAQLANACTEADPKRRPKMRSVVVALMTLSSSTENWDIASFYENPALVNLVSGR from the exons ATGCCATGCTTAG GTCTACCACGTAGGGTTGTTGCTGGAATATCTGTTGGAGTTGTAGCAGTAATTATGTTATCAGCATTTTGTGTTTATATGAAGTGTTTGAAGGTATGGAAGAAAAAACTGCGAGCAGAATATTCCGGTTGGAAAACTGCTCGAGCTAGGGAAG ATAAAGCCCCTAATAGCTTCGCAAACATAAGTGCAGAAAAATCAGCAGAGTTTTCATATGAAGAACTGGCCCATGCCACAAATAACTTCAATTTGGCTAACAAAATTGGTCAAGGTGGTTTTGGAGAAATCTATTATGCAGAGCTGAATGGCAAG AAAGTTGCAATAAAGAAGATGGACATGAAAGCATCAAAAGAATTTCTCGCAGAACTGAAAGTTTTGACACATGTTCAGCACTTAAACCTG GTCCATTTGATTGGATATTGTGTTAAGGACTTCCTTTTCCTTGTTTATGAATACATTGACAATGGAAACTTAAGCGAACATCTACGAAATTCAG ATAGAGAACCTTTGCAGTGGTCTACCCGGATTCAAATAGCTCTAGATTCAGCCAGGGGACTTGAATATATTCATGAACATACAAAGCCTGTATATATCCATCGCGATATAAAGTCGGCAAACATATTATTAGACAAATCCTTCCATGGAAAG GTTGCAGATTTCGGACTAGCAAAGCTGATTGATACTGGAAGTTCCTCAGCTCCCACTGCTAATATGGCAGGCACATTTGGTTACATGCCACCAGA GTATGTATATGGCAGAGTTTCTCCTAAATTAGATGTCTTTGCTTTTGGGGTTGTCCTTTATGAGCTTATTTCTGCTAAAGAAGCTGTGATCAATGGTGGTGCTGAAATAAAGGGTCTTGTAGCTTTG TTTCATGAAGTTTTTGATCAGCCAGAACCTAAAGAAGGTCTTAAAGAACTGGTGGATCCTAGGCTTGGAGATAATTACTCAATTGGTTCAGTTTTCAAG ATGGCACAACTTGCCAATGCATGTACAGAGGCAGATCCGAAGCGGCGTCCGAAGATGAGATCGGTGGTGGTTGCTCTTATGACACTTAGTTCAAGCACTGAGAATTGGGACATTGCTTCCTTCTATGAAAATCCAGCTCTTGTGAATCTAGTATCTGGTAGATAG
- the LOC112764357 gene encoding chitin elicitor receptor kinase 1 isoform X2, with protein MKTVTIRLFTQGLPRRVVAGISVGVVAVIMLSAFCVYMKCLKVWKKKLRAEYSGWKTARAREDKAPNSFANISAEKSAEFSYEELAHATNNFNLANKIGQGGFGEIYYAELNGKKVAIKKMDMKASKEFLAELKVLTHVQHLNLVHLIGYCVKDFLFLVYEYIDNGNLSEHLRNSDREPLQWSTRIQIALDSARGLEYIHEHTKPVYIHRDIKSANILLDKSFHGKVADFGLAKLIDTGSSSAPTANMAGTFGYMPPEYVYGRVSPKLDVFAFGVVLYELISAKEAVINGGAEIKGLVALFHEVFDQPEPKEGLKELVDPRLGDNYSIGSVFKMAQLANACTEADPKRRPKMRSVVVALMTLSSSTENWDIASFYENPALVNLVSGR; from the exons ATGAAAACGGTAACTATCCGCCTCTTCACCCAAG GTCTACCACGTAGGGTTGTTGCTGGAATATCTGTTGGAGTTGTAGCAGTAATTATGTTATCAGCATTTTGTGTTTATATGAAGTGTTTGAAGGTATGGAAGAAAAAACTGCGAGCAGAATATTCCGGTTGGAAAACTGCTCGAGCTAGGGAAG ATAAAGCCCCTAATAGCTTCGCAAACATAAGTGCAGAAAAATCAGCAGAGTTTTCATATGAAGAACTGGCCCATGCCACAAATAACTTCAATTTGGCTAACAAAATTGGTCAAGGTGGTTTTGGAGAAATCTATTATGCAGAGCTGAATGGCAAG AAAGTTGCAATAAAGAAGATGGACATGAAAGCATCAAAAGAATTTCTCGCAGAACTGAAAGTTTTGACACATGTTCAGCACTTAAACCTG GTCCATTTGATTGGATATTGTGTTAAGGACTTCCTTTTCCTTGTTTATGAATACATTGACAATGGAAACTTAAGCGAACATCTACGAAATTCAG ATAGAGAACCTTTGCAGTGGTCTACCCGGATTCAAATAGCTCTAGATTCAGCCAGGGGACTTGAATATATTCATGAACATACAAAGCCTGTATATATCCATCGCGATATAAAGTCGGCAAACATATTATTAGACAAATCCTTCCATGGAAAG GTTGCAGATTTCGGACTAGCAAAGCTGATTGATACTGGAAGTTCCTCAGCTCCCACTGCTAATATGGCAGGCACATTTGGTTACATGCCACCAGA GTATGTATATGGCAGAGTTTCTCCTAAATTAGATGTCTTTGCTTTTGGGGTTGTCCTTTATGAGCTTATTTCTGCTAAAGAAGCTGTGATCAATGGTGGTGCTGAAATAAAGGGTCTTGTAGCTTTG TTTCATGAAGTTTTTGATCAGCCAGAACCTAAAGAAGGTCTTAAAGAACTGGTGGATCCTAGGCTTGGAGATAATTACTCAATTGGTTCAGTTTTCAAG ATGGCACAACTTGCCAATGCATGTACAGAGGCAGATCCGAAGCGGCGTCCGAAGATGAGATCGGTGGTGGTTGCTCTTATGACACTTAGTTCAAGCACTGAGAATTGGGACATTGCTTCCTTCTATGAAAATCCAGCTCTTGTGAATCTAGTATCTGGTAGATAG